A region from the Acipenser ruthenus chromosome 49, fAciRut3.2 maternal haplotype, whole genome shotgun sequence genome encodes:
- the LOC117401351 gene encoding kelch-like protein 26 isoform X4 produces the protein MAESGGREFASERPQNRAMFTGGMREANQDAIELKGVSARGLKHIVDFAYSAEVTLDLDCIQDVLGAAVFLQMLPVVELCEEFLKSAMSVETCLNIGQMATTFSLSSLKESVDAFTFRHFLQIAEEDDFLHIPLERLVFFLQSNKLKNCNEINLFHAAIRWLQHEESRRLSASQVLCHIRFPLMKSSELVDSVQTVDIMVEDVLCRQYLLEAFNYQILPFRQHEMQSPRTIIRSDVVSLITFGGTPYTDNDRTVSSKVYYLPDVGARQFKELTEMETCCSHACVSILDNSVYVVGGQHLQYRSGEGAVDICYRYDPHLNRWLRIQPLQESRIQFQLNILQGQLYATGGRNRSGSLSSVERYCPKKNEWTYVDSLKRRIWGHAGASCGGKLYISGGYGVSVEDKKTLHCYDPAVDQWEFKAPMNEPRVLHAMVGTNGRIYALGGRMDHVDRCFDVLAVEYYAPDTDQWTTVSPMRAGQSEAGCCLLDKKIYVVGGYNWHLNNVTSIVQVYNSETDEWERDLHFPESFAGIACVPVILPQMTTQR, from the coding sequence AGCCATGTTTACTGGGGGGATGCGAGAGGCTAATCAAGACGCTATTGAGCTGAAAGGCGTGTCAGCAAGAGGACTGAAGCACATCGTTGATTTTGCGTACAGCGCTGAAGTGACGTTAGACCTGGATTGCATCCAGGATGTGCTGGGGGCAGCCGTGTTCCTGCAGATGCTGCCAGTTGTTGAGCTCTGCGAGGAGTTCCTCAAATCGGCTATGAGCGTGGAGACCTGTTTAAACATCGGACAAATGGCTACCACCTTCAGCCTTTCTTCCCTGAAGGAGTCTGTGGACGCCTTCACTTTCCGGCATTTCCTCCAGATTGCCGAGGAGGACGACTTCCTTCACATTCCACTGGAGAGGCTGGTCTTTTTCCTTCAAAGCAATAAACTGAAAAACTGCAACGAGATCAACCTTTTCCATGCTGCAATCCGCTGGTTACAGCACGAGGAATCCAGGCGCTTAAGTGCCAGCCAAGTCCTATGCCACATCCGCTTTCCGCTAATGAAATCCTCAGAGCTGGTGGACAGTGTCCAGACCGTTGATATCATGGTGGAAGACGTCTTATGCAGACAGTACCTCTTAGAGGCCTTTAACTACCAGATCCTGCCTTTCCGCCAGCATGAGATGCAGTCACCTCGGACGATAATCCGATCGGATGTTGTGTCTCTCATAACGTTCGGTGGCACTCCTTACACAGACAACGACAGGACTGTAAGCAGCAAAGTCTACTATCTCCCCGACGTAGGTGCCAGGCAGTTTAAAGAGCTGACTGAAATGGAGACCTGCTGCAGCCACGCGTGTGTTTCCATTCTGGATAATTCCGTCTACGTTGTCGGAGGGCAGCATTTGCAGTACCGTAGCGGGGAAGGCGCGGTGGACATTTGTTACCGCTACGATCCTCACTTGAACCGATGGCTCCGGATACAGCCGCTGCAGGAAAGCAGAATACAGTTCCAGCTGAACATCTTGCAGGGCCAGCTTTATGCCACAGGAGGGCGTAATCGGTCCGGAAGCTTGTCCTCAGTGGAACGCTACTGCCCCAAAAAGAACGAGTGGACATACGTTGATTCTCTAAAACGGAGGATTTGGGGTCACGCTGGCGCATCCTGTGGGGGGAAGCTGTATATTTCCGGTGGATACGGCGTCTCTGTAGAAGATAAAAAGACTCTTCATTGCTACGACCCTGCGGTGGACCAGTGGGAGTTTAAAGCCCCGATGAATGAACCGAGAGTACTGCACGCAATGGTTGGGACCAATGGCCGGATCTATGCACTGGGAGGCAGGATGGATCATGTTGACCGCTGCTTTGATGTCTTAGCTGTGGAATATTACGCTCCCGACACGGATCAGTGGACTACTGTAAGCCCTATGCGAGCTGGTCAGTCGGAGGCTGGGTGCTGCTTGTTGGATAAGAAGATCTACGTTGTTGGGGGCTACAACTGGCATTTAAATAACGTGACGAGCATTGTACAAGTTTATAACAGCGAGACAGATGAATGGGAACGAGACTTGCATTTCCCTGAATCCTTTGCCGGAATAGCATGTGTGCCAGTTATACTCCCACAGATGACCACTCAGCGATAA